The following proteins are co-located in the Leptospira weilii genome:
- a CDS encoding TRL-like family protein, protein MKLLSIKTYFIFFITLITTGNCLYTNVKTPGWFYSQSYTDVRGMDPVGKLSGQACGEGWLWLVYTGDESYEAAVQNAIQDKADLLFDVQTDYYVKSIFFNLYFYKCTRVTGIGVKLPQRLMKKE, encoded by the coding sequence ATGAAGCTATTATCGATAAAAACTTATTTTATTTTTTTTATTACGCTGATTACAACCGGAAACTGCCTTTACACAAACGTTAAAACACCCGGCTGGTTTTATTCTCAAAGTTACACCGATGTCCGCGGAATGGACCCTGTCGGAAAACTTTCCGGGCAGGCCTGCGGCGAAGGTTGGCTTTGGCTTGTTTACACGGGAGATGAAAGTTACGAAGCCGCGGTCCAAAACGCGATTCAGGACAAAGCCGATCTTCTTTTCGATGTGCAAACCGACTATTACGTCAAATCAATATTTTTTAATCTCTACTTTTATAAGTGCACGCGGGTAACAGGAATCGGCGTTAAACTTCCGCAACGACTGATGAAAAAAGAATAA